A region of the Mesoterricola sediminis genome:
GCGTCCCCGTCGTAGTCCTGGCCCAGCACCTCCGCCTCGGGGAAGGCCCCCAGGACCGCGTAGGGCAGGTGGGCGTGGGCGGGGTCCGCCTGGATGCGCCCGGCGCGCCAGAGGCGCACGGGCTCCAGCAGGCCCTGCTCCCGGGCGGCGGCCAGCGCCCCCTGCACGCCCTCCGTGTAGGCCTTCACGAGCCCGCCGGTGCCCAGCTTGGTGCCCCCGTACCACCGGATGCACACCGCCAGGACATCCACCACGTCCTCGCCCTCGAGGACCCGGAGCATGGGCGGGCCCGCGGTGCCCGAGGGCTCCCCGTCGTCGTCCGCGCCATGGGCGCCGCCGGCCTCGCGCCAGGCCGAGCAGTGGTGGGTGGCGTCGAAGTCGCGCTTGCGCAGGCGGTGGAGCACCGCCTCCCGCTCCGCCGCGTCGGCGGCGGGATGGAGTTCGGTGAGGAAGACCGAGGCCTTCTCCCGGAACTTGTGGAGGCATGGCGCCAGGATCCGCTGCATGGTTCCAGGATGCCACCACGGCCCACGAAAAGGGCCCCCCGCCGGAGCGGGGGGCCCTTTCCTGCGGGAGCGCCTAGCGGGTGCCCAGGTCCTTGAGGATCTTGGGATCGGGATCGTCCTGCGCCAGGATGGTGTGGCAGCTGTCGCAGTCGGCGGCGATGGTCTTGGAGCCGTCCTTCGTGGAGTGGCTGCCGTCGTGGCACCGGAAGCAGCCGCCCTCCTGGTGGCCGATCTGGTTGGGGTGGGTGCCCCAGGTCAGCTTCATCTCAGGGTAGACGTTGCGGGTGTAGGCGTCCTGCACCCCGGCCGCGGCCGCGTCCACGAGGGCCTTCTTGTCCCGGTAGAGGGCGGGGTACGAGGTCTGGTAGAAGTCCACGATGCCCTTGGCGATGGCGGCGGCGCCCTCGGCCTGGGTGCGGTAGGGGACCTTCAGGAGCTCGACGGCCTTCTTCTTGATGAAGGGCAGCTCGCGGCTGATCATGCCCTTCGTGATGCGGTGGTCGATGGCCCACTCGGGGCTCTCGAAGGCGTGGGTGGGCCGGTTGTGGCAGTCCACGCAGTCCATCTTGCGCTCGGGCCGGGGCTTCTCGCCCTCCTTGGCCTCGCCGCCGAAGTACTCGACCAGGTTGCCCTTGTCGTCGCGGTAGGTGACCTTGACGATGTTCTGCCGGCGCTCGTCGGTGGCGACGTACGAGATGCGCTCGGAGGTGTCGATGTGCCGGCCGTGGATGCCCGTGTTCTGCTCACCGGAGCGTCCGCCGATCTTCAGCATGAGGACCGTGATGGACGGCGTGTTGCCCTCGTCGTCCAGGTAGTGGTTGCGCACGAGGATCTGGTTGCCGTGGAACTTCTGCGGCCAGTGGCAGGCCTCGCAGGTCTCCTTGGCCGGGCGGAGGCTCTCCACCGGGCTGGGGATGGGCCGGTGGTAGTTGTTGAACACCACCCCGAAGAGCTGGCGCACGCCCGCCATCTTCGCCGCGAAGAAGGAATCGACGCCCGGCCCGATGTGGCACTGGGCGCAGCCCACGCGGGAGTGGGGGGAGTCGGCGAAGGCCCGGTATTCCATGATCATGGGGGTGTGGCAGGTGAGGCCGCAGAACTTGCTGGAGTCCATGTACTCGACCCCGCGCACCGTGGCGACGCCCAGGAGGGCGATGTTCAGCCCGGTGGCGATGGCGACCATGGTCAGCACCTTGCGGATGTGCCGGCTGGTCAGGTCGACCTTGGGCGTCACCTCGGGGGCCGTGCCGGCCTTGCGCATCTTCCGGAAGCGCAGCCACATGCCCAGGGGCATCATGACCAGGCCCACCAGGAAGACGACGGGCAGCAGGATGAAGAGCAGGATGCCCACGTAGGGGCTGGCCGAGTGGGGGCTGGCCAGTTCCCGGAACCAGGACCACAGCAGCGTGAAGCCGGTGCCCGTGGTCAGGATGCCGCCCAGGATGCTGATCCAGTTGTCGCCGTAAAAGAAGGCGAGCCGGAACCAGTCCGTCATCCGATCCTTCCAGTCCATGGTGGTCCTCCTATTCGGATGAGATTATCCGATATTGGCCTTTGTTGGAATCAAGGATTAGATCACAAATCCGTCGGGCGCGTGCAGTTTACGAAGGCTCCGATCCAGGCGGGCCTTGTAACGGGCGAACAGATCGCCGGCCTGGGTCCAGCGCGCCCGGTCCCAGTCCAGGGCCAGCACCCCGTCCGGGCCCACCATGAAGTTGGTGGCGTTCAGGTCCGGCGCGTGGAGGCCCCAGGCGCAGAGGGCCGCCAGGAGGCCGCGGACGGCGGGCAGGGCCTCCGGGGCCCAGGTCCGGGGCCAGGGGTCCCCCGGCGCCAGGCGGGTCAGGTAGGCGCCCTCGCAGCCCCAGAGGCGGGGCCGGAAGGCGAAGCCGAGGGGTTCCACCGTGGGGAAGCCCGCTTCCCAGAGGGCCCGGTGGACGGCCAATTCCTGGGCGAAGCGGCCGGGACCCGGGTAGACCCGTCCGTTCAGGTGGCGGACCAGGCCGCCGCGCCGGTACGGCCGGATCACGGCCGCCCCGCACCGGAACACGCCGCCCCGGCCGAAGGCGCCCCCCAGGCCCTCGGGCTCGCCCGCGGGCATCCGGGCGGGGTCGCCCACGAAGGTCCAGCCGGGGCCGAGGCCCGGCAGGTCCGCCCCCTCCACCCGGGTGAGCGGCGTCAGGGCCGGCCGGAGGGCATAGGGCCAGGCGGCGGGCAGGGGCGGCGCGCCCGGGATGGGCGGGAAGGGGGGCATGGCAGCCATTCTACTCGGCCCAGGACCCGCGGCGGGTGGGCACCTGCAGCGCCCGGGCCAGCCGGTCCAGGAACGCCGCCCGGGAGATCGTCCGGGCCCCCAGGGTCTCCAGGTTGGCGTTGGGCACCTGGCCGTCCACCAGCTGGAAGTTCCAGGCGGCCAGGGTGTCCAGGAGGGCCTGGAAGGCCGCGCGACTGGCGTAGGCCTCCAGGCTGAACATGCTCTCCCCGAAGAAGGCCGCCCCGAGGGAGACCCCGTAGAGCCCGCCCATGAGCTCGCCGTCCCGGTAGGCCTCGAAGCTGTGGGCGTAGCCCGCCGCGTGGAGGGCCCCGTAGGCCGCCTCCATCTCCTCCGTGATCCAGGTGCCGTCCTGGCCGGCCCGGGGCACCCGGGCGCACTGGGCGATGACCTCGGCGAAGCGGGTGTCCCGGCGGATCTCGAAGGGCCGGCGGGCCAGGGCCTTGCGGGCGGAGCGGGGCAGGCGCCCGTCCCCGGGCAGGAAGACCGCCCGCTCGGGCGGAGACCACCAGAGGATGGGCGACCCCTCCCCGTACCAGGGGAAGATCCCCAGGGCGTAGGCCTGGACCAGCCGTTCCACGGACAGGTCCCCCCCCACGGCCAGGAGGCCGTCGGGGGCCGACCGCCGGGGGTCGGGGAAGACCGGGGCCTCGGCCAGCGCGAAGACCGGCATGTCAGTACCCGATGGGGGTCAGCTGGATGCCCTGGTAGTAGTGCTTGAGGATGGCGTCGAAGGCGTGGCCCTCGAGGGCCATGCCGTAGGCCCCCGTCTGGTCCATGCCCACGCCGTGGCCCCAGCCGCGCCCGTAGACGATCCAGCGCCGCTGGGGCGCCTCGCCCAGGGTCAGCATGCGGAAGACGTTGTCCTTCAGGCCCAGGAGGTTCCGGATGTGCATGCCCTTGAACCGGTGGGGCCGGCGCTTCGCGTCCCGCACCACCAGCTCCGTGACCCGGCCGTTGGCGTTGTGGGTGAGTTCCAGGGCCGAGATGGTGCGGACCCCGGCGCGCTGGGCGAGGCGGTCCAGGAGGTCGGCCTCCTTGATCTCCACCTTCCAGTGGGCCGTGGGGTTGTAGCGGTCCAGGGCCGTGCCGTCCGGGTCCAGGCGCCGCACCAGGAGGGGCGCGCCGCCGGGGGCGGGGAGCCACTTGAGCCGGTCCCCCACCTGGGCGTCGGTGGCGGCCACCAGGCGGAAGCTGCCGCCGGGGGCCTCCTCGGCCAGGAGGAACCGGGGCGCCAGGGCCAGGGGGCCCGGACCGCCGCCCTTGACGCGCACCTGGCCGTCCAGGAGCAGGGTGCCCTCCTGGATCTCCGCAGGCTCCAGTTCCTGCCAGAGCCGCCCGAGCACCTGGAGGGCCTGGGCCAGGGAGGGCGGCGTGCGCCACAGGGCCGGGGGGGCGATGCCCCGGCGCACCAGGAAGGCCGCCAGGGGCTGGTCCGCCGGGGCGGGGGCCGCGTCGCCCAGGAGGTAGACCGCGTCCTGGGGCCGCTCCATGCCTTCGACCACCTCGCCGAAGCCCAGGCTCCGGGCCATCCACAGCAGCAGGTTCCGCGCGGGGGGCGCGGGGGCGCGGCCCAGGCGGGAGGCCACGGCCTCGACGGCGGGCTTCAGGTCGGCGGCCTCCGCGGGGCGGGCCATGCGCGGGGATTCCAGGAGGGACGCGGGCACGGCCCCCGACGCCGCCAGGCGCAGGATCTCCCAGCCCAGCCAGGGCGTCTCGCCCGCGGGCGCCGACGAGCCCCGGAAGGTGAGGGTGCGGGGCGCCTCGGCGTAGTTGGAGACCCCCTGCAGGTAGGGGGCCGTGCCCCCGAAGACGAAGGTGTTGTCGATGGTGGCGCCGCCCGAGTCAGCCATGAAGAGCGCCTGGATGGGCCGGCCCCCGTAGGTGGCGATGAGGCCCGACGTCTCGGACACGGCCCGGTCCGTGAGGGACTGCTCCCCGTCCCGGCCCCCGTAGACCTGGTCGGCCACGGTGTCCAGCAGGTCGAAGCCGTCCTTGGCGCGCTTGCCCAGGTTGGCGTAGGCGTAGGTGCGCGCAGCCACCGCCTGGGCCTTCAGGGCCTCCAGGGCGGGGTACTCCCAGGCGCCCATCTCCCTGGGCACCACGCCCCGCAGGTAGGTCTCCAGGTCGAGGGCGTTCACCACCGTGAGCCGGCCCTGGGCGTTGGGGAAGATCGTCGTGGCGCCGCGGTA
Encoded here:
- a CDS encoding YigZ family protein, producing MQRILAPCLHKFREKASVFLTELHPAADAAEREAVLHRLRKRDFDATHHCSAWREAGGAHGADDDGEPSGTAGPPMLRVLEGEDVVDVLAVCIRWYGGTKLGTGGLVKAYTEGVQGALAAAREQGLLEPVRLWRAGRIQADPAHAHLPYAVLGAFPEAEVLGQDYDGDAAVLRFRMPLTGDGARERALEALWTERSRGGRVEWT
- a CDS encoding NapC/NirT family cytochrome c, whose amino-acid sequence is MDWKDRMTDWFRLAFFYGDNWISILGGILTTGTGFTLLWSWFRELASPHSASPYVGILLFILLPVVFLVGLVMMPLGMWLRFRKMRKAGTAPEVTPKVDLTSRHIRKVLTMVAIATGLNIALLGVATVRGVEYMDSSKFCGLTCHTPMIMEYRAFADSPHSRVGCAQCHIGPGVDSFFAAKMAGVRQLFGVVFNNYHRPIPSPVESLRPAKETCEACHWPQKFHGNQILVRNHYLDDEGNTPSITVLMLKIGGRSGEQNTGIHGRHIDTSERISYVATDERRQNIVKVTYRDDKGNLVEYFGGEAKEGEKPRPERKMDCVDCHNRPTHAFESPEWAIDHRITKGMISRELPFIKKKAVELLKVPYRTQAEGAAAIAKGIVDFYQTSYPALYRDKKALVDAAAAGVQDAYTRNVYPEMKLTWGTHPNQIGHQEGGCFRCHDGSHSTKDGSKTIAADCDSCHTILAQDDPDPKILKDLGTR
- a CDS encoding protein kinase family protein; this encodes MPPFPPIPGAPPLPAAWPYALRPALTPLTRVEGADLPGLGPGWTFVGDPARMPAGEPEGLGGAFGRGGVFRCGAAVIRPYRRGGLVRHLNGRVYPGPGRFAQELAVHRALWEAGFPTVEPLGFAFRPRLWGCEGAYLTRLAPGDPWPRTWAPEALPAVRGLLAALCAWGLHAPDLNATNFMVGPDGVLALDWDRARWTQAGDLFARYKARLDRSLRKLHAPDGFVI
- the aat gene encoding leucyl/phenylalanyl-tRNA--protein transferase — protein: MPVFALAEAPVFPDPRRSAPDGLLAVGGDLSVERLVQAYALGIFPWYGEGSPILWWSPPERAVFLPGDGRLPRSARKALARRPFEIRRDTRFAEVIAQCARVPRAGQDGTWITEEMEAAYGALHAAGYAHSFEAYRDGELMGGLYGVSLGAAFFGESMFSLEAYASRAAFQALLDTLAAWNFQLVDGQVPNANLETLGARTISRAAFLDRLARALQVPTRRGSWAE
- a CDS encoding SpoIID/LytB domain-containing protein, translated to MRPVAVLFAAALQASVPQIRVGLDTQALEWVVSLEGGGELRSLEGRPLLTLAPGEKVRIWWDSRGEADPTDEYRVQVGGPLPLRDAQALMKRLEALGERPDRVEVPDGGTWRVLAGHYEHPKQAEPLLEKLRVVGLEELWVSTEKRAGEPRKARALYAVTERYERIPLPATGVALAPKGDLAILAGKGRYRGATTIFPNAQGRLTVVNALDLETYLRGVVPREMGAWEYPALEALKAQAVAARTYAYANLGKRAKDGFDLLDTVADQVYGGRDGEQSLTDRAVSETSGLIATYGGRPIQALFMADSGGATIDNTFVFGGTAPYLQGVSNYAEAPRTLTFRGSSAPAGETPWLGWEILRLAASGAVPASLLESPRMARPAEAADLKPAVEAVASRLGRAPAPPARNLLLWMARSLGFGEVVEGMERPQDAVYLLGDAAPAPADQPLAAFLVRRGIAPPALWRTPPSLAQALQVLGRLWQELEPAEIQEGTLLLDGQVRVKGGGPGPLALAPRFLLAEEAPGGSFRLVAATDAQVGDRLKWLPAPGGAPLLVRRLDPDGTALDRYNPTAHWKVEIKEADLLDRLAQRAGVRTISALELTHNANGRVTELVVRDAKRRPHRFKGMHIRNLLGLKDNVFRMLTLGEAPQRRWIVYGRGWGHGVGMDQTGAYGMALEGHAFDAILKHYYQGIQLTPIGY